Proteins from a single region of Shinella zoogloeoides:
- the znuA gene encoding zinc ABC transporter substrate-binding protein ZnuA translates to MQKAIRTLLLSTALFAAGTAAARAETPKVVVSIKPIHSLVSAIMQGVGEPSLIVDGAASPHTYSLKPSNAAALQDADVIFWVGHGLEAFLEKPLESLGGKATVVELDDAPGLEKLPFREGGPFEAHVHEGEEGHDHAHEADENGHDHTKEAEGHDHAQGEEASHEGHEHGEFDMHLWLSPDNARAIAAEAAKVLAEKDPANAETYNRNLASLNDRLAALDKELAETVAPVKDKPFIVFHDAYQYFEHHYGVLAAGSITVSPETLPGAERLTQIRDKVKTLGATCVFAEPQFEPKLVNVVIEGTPAKSGTLDPEAATLDPGPDLYFTLMKSIATSLSDCLGQPG, encoded by the coding sequence CGGCGGCGCGGGCCGAAACACCCAAGGTGGTGGTATCGATCAAGCCGATCCATTCGCTCGTTTCGGCGATCATGCAAGGCGTCGGCGAACCGAGCCTCATCGTGGACGGGGCGGCCTCGCCGCACACCTATTCGCTCAAGCCCTCCAATGCGGCCGCGCTGCAGGATGCCGACGTCATCTTCTGGGTCGGCCATGGGCTGGAGGCGTTTCTGGAAAAGCCGCTGGAATCGCTCGGCGGCAAGGCGACCGTCGTCGAACTGGACGATGCTCCCGGTCTTGAAAAGCTGCCTTTCCGCGAAGGCGGCCCTTTCGAGGCACATGTGCATGAGGGCGAGGAAGGCCACGACCATGCCCATGAAGCCGATGAGAACGGTCACGACCATACCAAGGAGGCCGAGGGCCACGATCATGCGCAAGGCGAGGAAGCCAGCCACGAGGGGCATGAACATGGCGAATTCGACATGCATCTCTGGCTGAGCCCGGACAATGCCCGCGCCATCGCCGCCGAAGCTGCAAAGGTCCTCGCTGAGAAGGACCCTGCCAATGCCGAGACCTACAACAGGAACCTCGCCAGCCTGAACGACAGGCTCGCAGCCCTCGACAAGGAGCTTGCCGAGACGGTCGCGCCGGTGAAGGACAAGCCTTTCATCGTCTTCCACGACGCCTACCAGTATTTCGAGCACCACTACGGCGTGCTGGCTGCCGGCTCCATCACCGTCAGCCCGGAAACCCTGCCCGGCGCGGAGCGCCTGACGCAGATCCGCGACAAGGTGAAGACGCTCGGCGCGACCTGCGTCTTCGCCGAACCGCAATTCGAGCCGAAGCTGGTGAATGTCGTGATCGAGGGCACGCCGGCGAAATCCGGCACGCTTGACCCCGAAGCCGCCACACTGGACCCCGGCCCGGACCTCTACTTCACCCTGATGAAGAGCATCGC